The Montipora capricornis isolate CH-2021 chromosome 6, ASM3666992v2, whole genome shotgun sequence genome has a window encoding:
- the LOC138052069 gene encoding polyhomeotic-like protein 1 isoform X1, with the protein MEMVANTLHIDQVSRVSKRSASPRILTHFVEGFVIQESNFPFTSGDDNEDLNQHLNVSVNQNYENGDQDMEVAFDESLSSNDEGLNEVFYEGSSLVHCEQCGRLTEAYHQRGPRRFCSTSCARRYSVSCSRKMVAFHARTGRGGQHSSANQLASDRKSSHSMPMYYDQPPEPYMVDASIQVNEFDTVHPLNFDWTRSEVEPLWLYEHVKAAKWDVQEVAAFVKSLNGCSEYADSFVSQEIDGQALMLLREEHMVVAMHMKLGPALKIVANVNAMKREALKEHQ; encoded by the exons ATGGAAATGGTGGCAAACACGCTTCATATAGACCAAGTCAGCCGTGTTTCGAAGAGGAGTGCGTCTCCAAGAATTCTAACCCACTTTGTTGAGGGATTTGTTATACAAGAGAGTAACTTTCCTTTCACG TCAGGAGATGATAATGAAGATTTGAACCAACACCTTAACGTGAGTGTAAAtcaaaattatgaaaatggAGACCAAGACATGGAAGTTGCATTTGATG AAAGTCTTTCAAGCAATGATGAAGGCCTTAATGAAGTATTTTATGAAGGTTCCAGCTTGGTTCACTGTGAACAGTGTGGTCGTTTGACAGAGGCTTACCACCAGAGAGGTCCCAGAAGGTTTTGCTCTACATCTTGTGCAAGAAGATATAGTGTAAGCTGTTCTCGTAAGATGGTAGCTTTTCATGCTCGTACTGGCAGGGGTGGACAGCACTCCAGTGCTAACCAACTAGCTTCAGATAGAAAGTCATCTCATAGCATGCCCATG TATTATGACCAGCCGCCTGAACCATACATGGTGGATGCATCTATTCAAGTGAATGAGTTTG ACACAGTCCACCCACTCAACTTTGACTGGACACGCAGTGAAGTGGAACCTCTGTGGTTATATGAACACGTCAAAGCTGCAAAATGGGATGTTCAGGAGGTTGCTGCCTTTGTTAA GTCCCTGAACGGTTGCTCGGAGTACGCAGACTCATTCGTGTCACAAGAGATTGACGGACAGGCGTTAATGCTTCTCCGGGAAGAACACATGGTAGTCGCTATGCACATGAAGCTCGGCCCTGCTCTTAAAATTGTGGCAAATGTCAACGCTATGAAGAGAGAAGCGCTGAAGGAGCATCAGTAG
- the LOC138052069 gene encoding polyhomeotic-like protein 1 isoform X2 has protein sequence MEMVANTLHIDQVSRVSKRSASPRILTHFVEGFVIQESNFPFTSGDDNEDLNQHLNVSVNQNYENGDQDMEVAFDESLSSNDEGLNEVFYEGSSLVHCEQCGRLTEAYHQRGPRRFCSTSCARRYSYYDQPPEPYMVDASIQVNEFDTVHPLNFDWTRSEVEPLWLYEHVKAAKWDVQEVAAFVKSLNGCSEYADSFVSQEIDGQALMLLREEHMVVAMHMKLGPALKIVANVNAMKREALKEHQ, from the exons ATGGAAATGGTGGCAAACACGCTTCATATAGACCAAGTCAGCCGTGTTTCGAAGAGGAGTGCGTCTCCAAGAATTCTAACCCACTTTGTTGAGGGATTTGTTATACAAGAGAGTAACTTTCCTTTCACG TCAGGAGATGATAATGAAGATTTGAACCAACACCTTAACGTGAGTGTAAAtcaaaattatgaaaatggAGACCAAGACATGGAAGTTGCATTTGATG AAAGTCTTTCAAGCAATGATGAAGGCCTTAATGAAGTATTTTATGAAGGTTCCAGCTTGGTTCACTGTGAACAGTGTGGTCGTTTGACAGAGGCTTACCACCAGAGAGGTCCCAGAAGGTTTTGCTCTACATCTTGTGCAAGAAGATATAGT TATTATGACCAGCCGCCTGAACCATACATGGTGGATGCATCTATTCAAGTGAATGAGTTTG ACACAGTCCACCCACTCAACTTTGACTGGACACGCAGTGAAGTGGAACCTCTGTGGTTATATGAACACGTCAAAGCTGCAAAATGGGATGTTCAGGAGGTTGCTGCCTTTGTTAA GTCCCTGAACGGTTGCTCGGAGTACGCAGACTCATTCGTGTCACAAGAGATTGACGGACAGGCGTTAATGCTTCTCCGGGAAGAACACATGGTAGTCGCTATGCACATGAAGCTCGGCCCTGCTCTTAAAATTGTGGCAAATGTCAACGCTATGAAGAGAGAAGCGCTGAAGGAGCATCAGTAG
- the LOC138052067 gene encoding ribokinase-like isoform X2 — protein sequence MTDQCDVDEYVDVVVIGSCFVDMISYVPRLPKSGETIKGTKFQLDFGGKAANQCVMAQKLGAKTIMIAKLGDDQFGIDTIQNFKRFGVNTKFISMTDEADTGVTNIAVNKSGEPAFISLAGANRHFTLDDVKAAEQLIKSCPVMVCDKGIPLQIAAAALQYGKELGSRTIFNPSPKLESLSQDVYVNCDVLVLNKDEGESLTHISANDIEETKQVLCKLHKWGVKQIVLTLGAEGAISSEIMSQHQRDKSMCFRAINDVHKDTKSGCS from the exons ATGACGGACCAGTGCGATGTTGATGAATatgttgatgttgttgtcatcGGTTCTTGCTTTGTTGACATGATAAGTTATGTCCCTCGGCTGCCAAAGTCCGGCGAGACAATCAAGGGAACTAAATTTCAATTAGACTTCGGTGGCAAAGCAGCGAACCAGTGTGTCATGGCGCAAAAGCTTGGAGCAAAGACTATAATGATCGCTAAACTTGGAGACGATCAGTTCGGAATAGATACCATACAGAACTTTAAAAGGTTTGGAGTAAATACCAAGTTTATTTCGATGACCGATGAAGCAGACACAGGTGTCACTAATATAG CAGTTAACAAATCTGGTGAACCAGCCTTCATAAGCCTTGCAGGAGCAAACAGGCACTTCACTTTAGACGATGTCAAAGCTGCAGAACAACTTATTAAGTCTTGTCCAGTCATGGTCTGTGATAAGGGCATTCCTCTGCAGATTGCTGCTGCTGCATTACAGTATGGAAAAGAATTAGGCAGCAGGACTATATTTAACCCCTCACCCAAATTAGAATCTTTGTCTCAGGATGTTTATGTGAATTGTGATGTTCTGGTTCTTAACAAGGACGAAGGTGAAAGCTTGACACACATCTCAGCCAATGACAttgaagaaacaaaacaagtcTTATGTAAACTGCACAAATGGGGTGTGAAACAGATTGTTCTGACACTTGGTGCAGAGGGGGCTATATCCTCTGAAATAATGTCACAACACCAAC GTGACAAAAGCATGTGCTTTAG GGCCATTAATGATGTACATAAAGACACCAAAAGTGGATGCAGTTGA
- the LOC138052067 gene encoding ribokinase-like isoform X1, translating into MTDQCDVDEYVDVVVIGSCFVDMISYVPRLPKSGETIKGTKFQLDFGGKAANQCVMAQKLGAKTIMIAKLGDDQFGIDTIQNFKRFGVNTKFISMTDEADTGVTNIAVNKSGEPAFISLAGANRHFTLDDVKAAEQLIKSCPVMVCDKGIPLQIAAAALQYGKELGSRTIFNPSPKLESLSQDVYVNCDVLVLNKDEGESLTHISANDIEETKQVLCKLHKWGVKQIVLTLGAEGAISSEIMSQHQRPLMMYIKTPKVDAVDTTGAGDALTGALAFFMSCYPQLSLAEMVFRAVNIATLTVTMHGVQTSYPKREELDDWLFDSDKKTHEQLGIKLLSDDNLLYK; encoded by the exons ATGACGGACCAGTGCGATGTTGATGAATatgttgatgttgttgtcatcGGTTCTTGCTTTGTTGACATGATAAGTTATGTCCCTCGGCTGCCAAAGTCCGGCGAGACAATCAAGGGAACTAAATTTCAATTAGACTTCGGTGGCAAAGCAGCGAACCAGTGTGTCATGGCGCAAAAGCTTGGAGCAAAGACTATAATGATCGCTAAACTTGGAGACGATCAGTTCGGAATAGATACCATACAGAACTTTAAAAGGTTTGGAGTAAATACCAAGTTTATTTCGATGACCGATGAAGCAGACACAGGTGTCACTAATATAG CAGTTAACAAATCTGGTGAACCAGCCTTCATAAGCCTTGCAGGAGCAAACAGGCACTTCACTTTAGACGATGTCAAAGCTGCAGAACAACTTATTAAGTCTTGTCCAGTCATGGTCTGTGATAAGGGCATTCCTCTGCAGATTGCTGCTGCTGCATTACAGTATGGAAAAGAATTAGGCAGCAGGACTATATTTAACCCCTCACCCAAATTAGAATCTTTGTCTCAGGATGTTTATGTGAATTGTGATGTTCTGGTTCTTAACAAGGACGAAGGTGAAAGCTTGACACACATCTCAGCCAATGACAttgaagaaacaaaacaagtcTTATGTAAACTGCACAAATGGGGTGTGAAACAGATTGTTCTGACACTTGGTGCAGAGGGGGCTATATCCTCTGAAATAATGTCACAACACCAAC GGCCATTAATGATGTACATAAAGACACCAAAAGTGGATGCAGTTGACACAACTGGGGCTGGTGATGCTTTGACAGGGGCACTTGCATTCTTCATGTCATGTTACCCGCAACTATCTCTCGCAGAAATGGTCTTTAGAGCTGTGAATATTGCGACCTTAACAGTGACAATGCATGGTGTTCAGACTAGTTATCCCAAAAGAGAAGAATTGGATGATTGGTTGTTTGACAGTGATAAAAAGACACATGAACAATTAGGTATTAAACTCTTAAGTGATGATAATTTGCTTTATAAATAA
- the LOC138053879 gene encoding uncharacterized protein, whose translation MSGEGKILFDDPVLNGWHVVYNGTSIARAGVAIVMAPHILLMDIEHIMEGRMTMVRVKANGMKLVIYSCYCPIEEHSTSSKEIFYRSLHRAIQKTRTEHPSYKIIAAGDFNATIGQDCNHETWRGVGPYHDEDPTSFNGTKLLETAECNMLYILNTMFATRSNEHRWSFHSNLGYKRRLDYIIADWYVKCATTNCRVYRMQSQIFDPGHRIVVMTAAFPTRKEVQKIFRRSRSPPTRPDIRKLRDDLEIQGKYSAKLDALILRSEERKKIVGNWMK comes from the coding sequence ATGAGTGGCGAGGGCAAGATACTTTTCGATGACCCTGTGCTGAACGGTTGGCATGTTGTATACAATGGCACGAGTATAGCACGTGCAGGAGTAGCCATCGTCATGGCACCACATATCCTACTCATGGATATTGAGCATATAATGGAAGGCAGGATGACTATGGTCAGAGTTAAGGCGAATGGGATGAAGCTGGTGATATACTCCTGCTATTGTCCTATTGAAGAACATAGTACTTCCTCGAAGGAAATCTTTTACCGCTCACTACACAGAGCCATTCAGAAGACGAGGACGGAACATCCTTCGTATAAGATCATTGCAGCTGGAGATTTCAATGCAACCATTGGCCAGGACTGTAACCACGAGACATGGAGAGGAGTCGGTCCCTACCACGACGAAGATCCTACCAGTTTTAACGGAACAAAACTCCTTGAGACCGCTGAGTGTAACATGCTTTACATCCTAAATACTATGTTTGCAACAAGATCCAACGAACATCGATGGTCATTCCACTCTAACCTTGGATATAAGCGCAGGCTAGATTATATTATAGCTGACTGGTACGTGAAATGTGCCACTACGAACTGCCGTGTCTATCGGATGCAAAGCCAAATTTTTGACCCTGGCCATCGGATTGTAGTCATGACTGCTGCTTTCCCAACCCGAAAAGAAGTGCAAAAGATTTTCCGAAGATCCAGATCTCCTCCTACGCGACCAGATATTAGAAAATTAAGGGATGACCTTGAGATTCAAGGAAAGTACAGTGCAAAACTAGATGCCCTGATACTACGGAgcgaagaaaggaagaaaatagtAGGGAACTGGATGAAGTAG
- the LOC138053880 gene encoding uncharacterized protein — MAIDQVQEYSYSYNIKLVGVPELEPLENAFKTSQLCSKIFNAIGVDVKPYDIDIAHRITPRHASERRPKPIICKFTRRLIREQVMARRREIRNVNPTSIGLQEDVSLDQVGIFDHLTPRLQSLLADAKTFKERCNYAFCWAKNSIVWLRKSDGSRPIAIKSSRDLDNLMSREQSSS, encoded by the coding sequence ATGGCCATTGATCAGGTCCAAGAGTATAGCTATTCCTACAATATCAAACTTGTTGGCGTCCCCGAGTTGGAACCACTCGAAAATGCCTTCAAGACCTCGCAGCTTTGCTCAAAAATCTTCAATGCAATTGGAGTAGATGTCAAACCGTATGACATCGACATAGCCCACAGGATTACGCCACGCCATGCTTCCGAACGACGACCCAAACCTataatttgcaaatttacaCGAAGGCTTATTCGCGAGCAAGTTATGGCACGTCGTAGGGAAATTAGAAATGTAAACCCAACGAGTATCGGTCTACAGGAAGATGTCTCTCTGGATCAAGTTGGTATCTTCGACCATTTGACGCCCCGTCTTCAAAGCTTACTTGCAGATGCAAAGACATTTAAAGAGAGGTGTAATTATGCATTTTGCTGGGCCAAAAATTCGATTGTATGGCTGAGGAAAAGCGACGGATCTCGACCCATCGCAATCAAGAGTTCAAGGGATTTAGATAATCTTATGTCCCGTGAGCAGTCATCAAGTTAA
- the LOC138053882 gene encoding uncharacterized protein yields the protein MFNELEEVILDVEVAVNNRPLSYVEDDVELPVLTPAAMIYSQSNLLPEEDADAVEDVDLRKRARYVRRCKDVLWSRWTTDYIRSLRERHNLKHKTKELTLKVGDVVLIQSEERNRRKWNIGIVVKLIKGRDGVVRGARLRAGKSYLERAIQHLCPMELSCDVRETPPSQPVQLNPRARDFTPRRAAVVAAQRIRDITEKEGEETVPVTQEGL from the coding sequence ATGTTTAATGAGCTTGAAGAAGTAATCCTCGATGTAGAGGTGGCTGTCAATAATCGTCCATTATCCTATGTTGAAGATGATGTTGAGCTTCCTGTGCTGACTCCAGCCGCCATGATATATAGTCAGTCTAACCTTCTGCCGGAGGAAGATGCAGATGCAGTTGAGGATGTGGATCTACGTAAGAGAGCGAGATATGTCCGTCGGTGCAAGGACGTTCTTTGGTCACGCTGGACTACAGACTACATAAGGAGCCTGAGGGAGAGGCACAATCTGAAACATAAGACCAAGGAATTGACCTTAAAAGTTGGTGATGTGGTTCTGATCCAGAGCGAGGAGCGCAACCGTAGGAAGTGGAATATCGGAATCGTTGTAAAACTTATCAAGGGGCGTGACGGAGTTGTGAGAGGAGCTAGGCTGAGAGCGGGGAAGTCATATTTGGAACGGGCGATCCAGCATTTATGCCCGATGGAGCTGTCTTGTGACGTGCGAGAGACACCGCCGAGTCAACCAGTACAGCTTAATCCTCGAGCTAGAGATTTCACTCCGAGACGAGCGGCAGTAGTAGCTGCTCAGCGGATTAGAGACATTACAGAGAAAGAAGGCGAAGAGACTGTTCCTGTTACCCAAGAGGGACTATGA
- the LOC138053883 gene encoding uncharacterized protein, whose amino-acid sequence MQCIIGLSTIHGVDPAKIHEFHEKLTSHIQVLETMGKVKEIEGFVRATLDKLPDIRADLVRLDDDWQEWGFPELIESLRKWCDHNPIPSKDQMYTTPDGDHSNRDPPIRSPSNRGLSIRSPPNRGSTIRDSSIWYPSNQHPRNRYPTKKNPAYQTKDESVKVGRVCVYCNGEEHRSAECGKFPNISQRRRILCDKKLCFNCTGMKHQAQECRSKNACQRCGNRHHTSICDRVPSNNQMMLVTGDHEGSVIYPVVVVVVDGIKCRALLDTGAGSSYASAALVERLNKLPTHVEHKQIEMMLCSTIQKVRSYTVKVASVDGRFEMTTKVNKVDKGVLLTVSNPRYEELITKYPHLEGVVMDDKDKKGELPIHLILGASEYSRIKTETKPRIGKPSEPIAELTMLGWAMMSSGKETGLSNVYLTKSSTADYEQLCSLDVLGLEDRPETDQESVYGEFIEQLHRSEEGWYESGLLWKPGHGRLLTNEHGSIARLEGLVRKLQRDPDMIDKYDEIIQDQLKEGIVERVEEEPNERVFYIPHKPVKRETATTTKLRIVFDASAKPNGNSPSLNECLETGPPLQNLLWNVLVRNRLKPIALTADIKQAFLQVRIRTEDRDVLRFHWIKNKDPSAIEVLRFTRALFGLVQSPFLLAQTLKLHLENLKERYPSEIEEILRSLYVDDVITGGSTTDEVQGLKETIASVFGEAKFTMHKWNSNDPQLESGKVVPVDEQQSYAKQQLGVKEGETKMLGLLWNKREDLIAVVFPEEPVETTKRGILRFLAAVYDPLGIASPTMLVGKLLYREICESRLPWDEKVSDRLGQEWLKFVRSLPNKVEVSRSLARFREPVEGVVLHAFGDTSGSGISSAVYAVIIQASGVSKGLIAAKSRLAKKNVTIPRLELVAAHMAANLADNVRTALEGYPITSVYGWSDSTVALHWIKGGGSYKQFVANRVHKISSKDFIEWRHVDTNHNPADIGSRGCNADQLTGMWLSGPEWLPNSEKWPRDIVTKPNKETETEAKLTKENFAVAVDVRDDFDEVLEKHAFWRVIRINAWVTRFVQNCRSKKSNRVSGLLTTAETEKQVKWWIKREQERYTVTEKFLEDQQRLNLQKNDEGIYLCRGRIQGHYPVYLPPRVSLSEKIVQDAHLLTLHGGVGSTMAHVRQEYWIPRLRQLAKTVINHCYGCKKFHATRFHNPPPGNLPVDRTEGSYPFQVVGVDYAGPIAYKVSKKLEGKAYILLFACSLTRAVHLELLIDQTTEGFTKCLKRFIARRGRPTKIYSDNGKSFVAASKWLNSIMKDEKTQRLPGSS is encoded by the coding sequence ATGCAGTGTATTATTGGATTGTCCACAATTCATGGCGTGGATCCAGCTAAAATTCATGAATTCCATGAGAAGTTAACAAGTCACATACAAGTCCTAGAGACGATGGGGAAGGTTAAAGAAATTGAAGGGTTCGTGCGAGCAACGCTTGATAAGCTTCCTGACATTCGAGCAGACCTAGTTCGTCTTGATGATGACTGGCAAGAGTGGGGATTTCCAGAACTAATCGAATCGTTGAGAAAGTGGTGCGACCATAATCCCATACCCAGTAAAGATCAGATGTATACAACACCAGACGGCGATCATTCAAACCGTGACCCACCAATCCGCAGTCCATCAAACCGTGGCCTATCTATTCGCAGTCCACCGAATCGCGGCTCAACTATCCGTGACTCGTCGATCTGGTATCCATCAAATCAGCACCCTCGAAACCGCTatccaacaaagaaaaatccTGCCTACCAAACCAAGGACGAAAGTGTGAAGGTGGGGCGTGTCTGTGTTTATTGCAATGGTGAAGAACACCGCTCTGCAGAGTGTGGGAAGTTCCCTAACATCTCCCAGCGCAGGAGGATTTTATGTGACAAGAAGTTGTGTTTTAACTGCACGGGTATGAAACATCAAGCGCAAGAGTGTCGCAGCAAGAATGCCTGTCAACGCTGCGGCAACAGACATCACACGTCTATTTGTGACAGGGTGCCTAGCAACAATCAGATGATGCTGGTGACAGGTGATCATGAGGGTTCAGTCATCTATccagtggtggtggtggtggtcgATGGCATCAAGTGTAGAGCATTATTGGACACAGGGGCAGGTAGTTCATACGCGTCAGCAGCTCTAGTCGAACGGCTTAACAAGCTTCCAACACATGTTGAACATAAACAGATAGAAATGATGCTTTGCTCTACAATCCAAAAGGTACGAAGTTATACAGTGAAGGTTGCAAGTGTCgatggaagatttgagatgacGACAAAGGTCAATAAGGTAGATAAGGGAGTATTACTCACAGTCTCAAACCCGCGTTATGAAGAACTGATAACCAAGTATCCTCACCTGGAAGGAGTAGTAATGGATGACaaggataagaaaggtgaatTACCCATCCACCTTATACTCGGCGCTAGTGAGTACTCAAGAATCAAAACCGAGACAAAACCGAGGATCGGTAAACCATCTGAGCCTATTGCTGAGCTCACTATGCTAGGGTGGGCGATGATGTCCTCTGGTAAAGAAACAGGCCTTTCTAACGTTTACTTGACGAAATCATCAACAGCCGATTATGAGCAACTCTGCAGTTTAGATGTCTTAGGACTCGAAGATAGACCAGAAACAGACCAGGAGAGCGTGTATGGTGAATTCATCGAGCAGCTACACCGAAGTGAGGAAGGTTGGTATGAAAGTGGGTTGTTGTGGAAGCCGGGTCATGGTCGTCTACTAACAAACGAACATGGTAGCATAGCAAGACTAGAAGGACTGGTAAGGAAGTTGCAGCGAGATCCAGACATGATTGATAAGTACGATGAAATCATTCAAGATCAGCTAAAAGAGGGGATAGTCGAGAGAGTGGAAGAGGAACCCAATGAGAGAGTGTTCTACATCCCGCATAAACCTGTAAAAAGGGAAACAGCAACAACGACGAAACTTAGAATTGTATTTGACGCGTCAGCTAAACCGAATGGAAACAGTCCTTCTTTAAATGAGTGTTTAGAGACAGGCCCTCCTCTTCAGAACCTGTTGTGGAATGTACTTGTGCGTAATCGCCTCAAACCAATTGCCTTAACAGCAGACATCAAACAAGCCTTCCTACAGGTACGCATTAGGACTGAGGACAGGGATGTCCTACGGTTCCACTGGATCAAAAACAAGGACCCTTCTGCAATTGAGGTGTTGAGATTTACGCGAGCGCTCTTTGGGTTGGTACAGTCACCATTCTTATTGGCACAAACATTGAAGTTGCACTTGGAAAACTTAAAGGAGAGGTACCCCTCAGAGATTGAAGAGATTTTGAGAAGTCTATatgttgatgacgtcatcaccGGGGGCAGCACTACAGACGAGGTCCAGGGCCTGAAGGAGACAATAGCATCAGTGTTCGGGGAGGCCAAGTTTACCATGCATAAGTGGAACTCTAACGATCCTCAGCTAGAGAGCGGGAAGGTTGTTCCCGTTGATGAGCAGCAGAGTTATGCAAAACAACAGTTAGGAGTTAAAGAAGGTGAAACAAAGATGTTGGGACTTTTGTGGAACAAGAGGGAGGACTTGATCGCTGTGGTTTTTCCCGAAGAACCTGTCGAGACGACGAAGAGAGGGATTCTACGATTCTTAGCCGCAGTGTATGACCCGCTTGGGATTGCCTCGCCCACAATGCTGGTGGGGAAGTTACTGTATCGTGAGATATGTGAGAGTCGTCTTCCATGGGATGAGAAGGTATCGGATAGATTGGGGCAGGAGTGGCTGAAGTTTGTGAGGAGCCTTCCCAATAAGGTTGAAGTATCACGGAGCCTAGCAAGGTTTAGGGAGCCTGTTGAAGGAGTTGTATTGCATGCTTTCGGTGACACAAGTGGTTCTGGGATATCATCAGCAGTCTATGCAGTGATTATTCAAGCCTCTGGAGTGAGCAAGGGATTGATAGCAGCAAAGTCAAGGTTGGCAAAGAAAAATGTCACAATCCCAAGGTTAGAGCTGGTAGCAGCTCATATGGCAGCTAATCTAGCGGATAACGTAAGAACAGCACTCGAAGGATACCCGATTACATCCGTTTATGGGTGGAGTGACAGTACGGTCGCACTTCATTGGATCAAAGGGGGAGGATCCTACAAGCAGTTCGTGGCCAACAGAGTTCACAAGATCAGTTCTAAGGATTTCATTGAATGGAGGCACGTTGACACCAACCACAATCCAGCAGACATAGGGAGCAGAGGCTGTAATGCAGACCAGTTGACTGGCATGTGGCTATCCGGACCAGAATGGCTGCCCAATTCAGAGAAATGGCCAAGAGACATAGTGACTAAACCTAACAAGGAGACGGAAACCGAGGCCAAACTCACCAAAGAGAATTTCGCTGTAGCTGTGGATGTGAGAGATGATTTTGATGAAGTGCTTGAGAAGCATGCCTTCTGGCGAGTGATCAGAATTAACGCGTGGGTAACGCGATTCGTTCAGAATTGCCGAAGCAAGAAATCGAATAGAGTTAGCGGCCTCTTGACAACGGCTGAGACTGAGAAGCAGGTGAAGTGGTGGATAAAGCGCGAGCAAGAGCGATACACTGTGACAGAGAAATTCCTAGAAGATCAACAGAGGCTCAATCTTCAGAAGAATGATGAGGGGATCTACTTGTGCAGAGGAAGAATTCAAGGACATTACCCTGTGTATCTACCACCCAGAGTAAGCTTATCAGAGAAAATAGTGCAAGACGCCCACCTCTTGACTCTTCACGGGGGAGTAGGGTCTACTATGGCGCATGTTAGACAAGAATATTGGATACCTCGTCTCCGTCAGCTAGCAAAGACTGTGATCAACCACTGTTACGGGTGCAAGAAATTTCATGCCACGAGGTTTCACAATCCACCCCCTGGAAACCTGCCAGTGGACCGTACTGAAGGATCTTATCCTTTCCAAGTAGTGGGGGTAGATTACGCTGGGCCAATAGCATACAAGGTTTCTAAGAAGTTGGAAGGCAAAGCATATATCCTACTGTTTGCATGCAGTTTGACAAGAGCAGTCCATTTGGAGCTACTAATTGACCAGACCACGGAAGGTTTCACCAAGTGTTTGAAAAGGTTCATTGCCAGACGGGGAAGGCCTACGAAGATCTATTCAGATAATGGGAAGAGCTTTGTAGCAGCGTCCAAATGGCTCAACAGTATCATGAAAGATGAGAAGACTCAAAGACTACCTGGCTCATCATAA